In a genomic window of Allomeiothermus silvanus DSM 9946:
- a CDS encoding response regulator — protein MMRTLPTPDMLESFLGEAWEAVSTLERAPTLLAQDPQPLVVMAHRLKGSAGLYGFSEVSQLGGLLERVFERAPSFTAFQREKAAEFSRLAAACLSEALERIASLGEEGEVGLALGQAGGAGVLLDLLGANPTAFRSASLPGPSGGDQPKDYGSTSLNDIPAQLRRFRLENPDVWEYFAPEVSEHLEAIHTATEALLASGGAAEHLTALFRSMHTIKGAAYSVGCTPIGTLAHRLEDLLVEVREGSRPWDAAAARAILQGSDTLGLMLSTAEGRETSLLSALEETHRLLGGGGESQPLSEPASPPPGVSEPVAQAQVSPTPASRSTVRVSLERLEALMNLASDAIVSRARLERLAAQLEDASHTLEVSQARFQRTVAEFEARYLNPRLAEAKPQDEARPALTLSSGLSLGEIFSELEFDRYDDLSILARSITEMSADLSELKGQLSQLTRSFKRESETLKKLTRNLRSEVGRMRLVPMGRLYQRLKRIVRQSDDKQVRLELSGELVEVDNLVLEGLADPLVHLVNNAIAHGIENPEVRLAQGKSAEGRVAVRTFQRGSFVYVEVQDDGRGIDLEAVKRQAVLQGLRRPEEVHSLSPEQAVELIFLPGLSTSETVTRQAGRGVGMDVVLANLRRLKGEIIVQTEPGSGTLFRLRVPLTLIVSDVLMVEVGGELLAIPGESLRTLRAVRAQDLLNLDDGPALEFEGEAVSILYLHELLGSPLPQGPRRSFAIVETGEGRLALGVDAFLGLEQAVVKSLDEPVGSLPHLAGATISAEGRVIVVLNPGGLRRMGRQEAPRWNGAAAGSAPTPLEHGLKILMVDDSLSIRRVVGQMLTRWGHQVHTAGDGYEALELLQDNRYDVVITDLEMPRVNGFELLDEVRRRPDLRETPVFVLTSRAGEKHQALAAELGARGYLTKPLEETKLQSLLSTVKKRAEV, from the coding sequence ATGATGAGGACCCTACCCACGCCCGATATGCTGGAAAGCTTCCTTGGGGAGGCTTGGGAAGCGGTGTCCACCCTCGAGCGGGCCCCTACCCTCCTGGCCCAAGATCCCCAACCCCTGGTGGTGATGGCCCACCGCCTCAAGGGTTCAGCGGGGCTTTACGGTTTCTCCGAGGTGTCGCAATTGGGAGGGTTGCTCGAGCGGGTCTTCGAGCGGGCCCCCTCCTTTACCGCCTTCCAGCGCGAAAAGGCCGCCGAGTTCTCGCGGCTTGCAGCGGCGTGCCTCTCCGAGGCCCTAGAGCGTATCGCCAGCCTCGGCGAGGAGGGCGAGGTGGGGCTGGCTTTGGGCCAGGCCGGGGGGGCCGGGGTACTGCTAGACTTGCTGGGCGCGAATCCCACCGCTTTCCGCTCGGCCAGCTTGCCCGGCCCGTCAGGCGGCGATCAGCCCAAAGACTACGGTAGCACGAGCCTGAATGATATACCGGCCCAGTTACGCCGTTTCCGCCTCGAGAACCCTGATGTTTGGGAGTACTTCGCTCCCGAGGTGAGTGAGCACCTCGAGGCCATTCACACCGCTACCGAGGCCCTCTTAGCCTCGGGCGGGGCGGCCGAGCACCTCACGGCCCTCTTCCGCTCCATGCACACCATCAAGGGGGCGGCTTACTCGGTAGGCTGTACCCCCATAGGGACCTTAGCCCACCGCTTGGAGGATCTGTTGGTGGAAGTCCGCGAGGGTTCGCGCCCCTGGGATGCAGCGGCGGCTCGGGCTATTCTTCAGGGCTCGGATACCCTGGGTCTGATGCTGAGCACCGCTGAAGGCCGAGAGACCTCGCTTCTATCGGCGCTTGAAGAGACCCATCGTCTCTTGGGAGGGGGGGGCGAGAGTCAGCCCCTATCAGAACCGGCATCCCCCCCACCCGGGGTCAGCGAACCTGTGGCGCAAGCGCAAGTCTCCCCGACTCCTGCCTCCCGCTCTACGGTGCGGGTCAGCCTCGAGCGCCTGGAAGCCCTGATGAACCTGGCCAGCGATGCCATCGTAAGCCGGGCCCGGCTGGAGCGGCTCGCGGCCCAGCTCGAGGACGCGAGCCACACCCTGGAGGTGAGCCAGGCCCGTTTCCAGCGCACGGTCGCTGAGTTCGAGGCCCGCTACCTCAACCCCCGACTGGCAGAGGCCAAACCCCAAGACGAGGCGCGACCTGCGCTCACGTTGTCGAGCGGGCTCAGCCTGGGCGAGATCTTCTCCGAACTCGAGTTTGACCGCTACGATGACCTTTCGATCCTAGCCCGCAGCATAACCGAGATGAGCGCCGACCTGAGCGAACTCAAGGGGCAGCTCAGCCAGCTCACCCGGTCGTTCAAGCGCGAATCAGAGACCCTTAAAAAGCTCACCCGTAACCTGCGCAGCGAGGTGGGCCGGATGCGGCTGGTGCCGATGGGCCGCCTCTACCAGCGCCTCAAACGCATCGTTCGTCAGAGCGACGATAAACAAGTGCGGCTGGAGCTTTCCGGCGAACTGGTGGAGGTGGACAACCTGGTGCTCGAGGGGTTGGCTGACCCCCTGGTTCACCTGGTCAACAACGCCATCGCTCACGGTATCGAGAACCCGGAGGTCCGGCTAGCCCAAGGCAAGAGCGCCGAGGGCCGAGTGGCGGTGCGCACCTTCCAGCGCGGCAGCTTCGTCTACGTCGAGGTTCAAGACGATGGTCGGGGTATTGACTTGGAGGCGGTCAAGCGCCAGGCGGTGCTTCAGGGGCTGCGCCGCCCCGAGGAGGTCCACAGCCTCAGTCCTGAGCAGGCGGTGGAGTTGATCTTCTTGCCAGGTCTTTCCACCAGCGAGACCGTCACCCGCCAGGCCGGGCGCGGGGTAGGCATGGACGTCGTGTTAGCTAACCTGCGCCGCCTCAAGGGCGAGATTATCGTCCAGACCGAGCCTGGCTCGGGAACCCTGTTCCGCTTGCGGGTCCCACTGACCCTAATCGTCTCTGACGTGCTGATGGTGGAGGTAGGAGGAGAACTGCTAGCCATACCGGGGGAATCCTTGCGCACCTTGCGTGCGGTGCGGGCCCAAGATTTGCTGAACCTAGACGACGGCCCGGCCCTGGAGTTCGAGGGCGAAGCGGTTTCCATCCTCTACCTGCACGAACTGCTCGGTAGCCCGCTCCCGCAAGGCCCCCGGCGCTCTTTCGCCATCGTGGAGACTGGGGAGGGCCGATTGGCGCTGGGAGTGGATGCTTTTTTGGGCCTCGAGCAGGCGGTAGTGAAGTCGCTCGATGAGCCGGTCGGTAGCCTACCGCACCTGGCCGGGGCTACTATCTCCGCCGAGGGACGGGTGATCGTGGTACTCAACCCGGGCGGCCTGCGCCGCATGGGGCGTCAAGAAGCTCCCCGCTGGAACGGCGCGGCAGCCGGATCGGCTCCGACCCCGCTCGAGCACGGCTTGAAGATTCTAATGGTGGACGACTCGCTCTCGATCCGCCGGGTGGTGGGACAGATGCTTACCCGCTGGGGCCACCAGGTGCACACCGCCGGCGACGGCTACGAGGCCCTGGAACTTCTGCAAGATAACCGCTACGATGTCGTCATCACAGATCTGGAGATGCCGCGCGTGAACGGTTTTGAACTATTGGACGAAGTGCGCCGCCGCCCTGATTTACGCGAGACCCCGGTATTCGTGCTTACCTCGCGAGCGGGCGAGAAACACCAAGCTTTGGCCGCCGAACTAGGGGCTAGGGGTTACCTGACCAAACCTCTCGAGGAAACTAAGCTGCAAAGCCTTCTCTCCACCGTCAAGAAACGCGCCGAGGTGTAA
- a CDS encoding DUF4388 domain-containing protein, which produces MKALVVMPAQHSEPLAEAFAEADFDVRHAASGLYALTLIERDRPHLIVCAEATEDLSGAELLEIIREDPLLRVVKFMLLVQDPTGPHPKADALLRLTSSPKGVVQTACHLLGVPEPATLIEDSSLPEERKSALDESWYNGKVAPGAAFQLLDWLTGMGESGCLEMNFSGGRARVHFLEGKPFHAEFGNQSGVSALREIFFATQNGVGTFSFARKQPPELESIPRTLHEPIQNILLRVVTQLDESLRR; this is translated from the coding sequence GTGAAAGCCTTGGTGGTAATGCCCGCCCAGCACAGCGAGCCCTTGGCCGAAGCTTTTGCCGAGGCCGATTTCGATGTGCGCCACGCAGCGAGTGGCCTGTACGCCCTGACTTTGATCGAGCGGGACCGTCCGCACCTCATCGTGTGTGCTGAGGCCACCGAGGATCTCTCGGGGGCTGAACTGCTGGAGATCATCCGTGAGGATCCCCTGCTGCGGGTGGTCAAGTTTATGTTGCTGGTGCAAGACCCCACCGGCCCCCACCCTAAGGCCGATGCCCTTTTACGGCTCACCTCGAGTCCAAAAGGGGTGGTGCAGACTGCCTGCCACCTGCTGGGGGTTCCCGAACCGGCTACCCTGATCGAAGACTCCTCTTTGCCCGAGGAGCGCAAAAGCGCCTTGGATGAATCCTGGTATAACGGCAAGGTAGCCCCCGGGGCAGCCTTTCAGCTTTTGGACTGGCTCACCGGGATGGGCGAGTCGGGCTGCTTGGAGATGAATTTTAGTGGAGGTCGGGCCCGGGTACACTTCCTCGAGGGCAAGCCCTTTCACGCGGAGTTCGGCAACCAATCGGGGGTTTCAGCCCTCAGGGAAATCTTTTTCGCTACTCAGAACGGGGTAGGAACCTTTAGCTTCGCCCGCAAGCAGCCGCCCGAACTGGAGTCCATTCCCCGTACCCTTCACGAGCCGATTCAGAACATACTCTTGCGGGTAGTGACCCAGCTTGACGAGTCCCTCCGGAGGTAG
- a CDS encoding response regulator, which produces MPKVLVVDDSVSVRKALERILAPRSLVVSSANSAEQALEQITHDKPDLIIADVIMPGLSGFDLCELIRKNPVYGHVPVILISGIVDAAVLRQAEEAGAFSVVRKPFTPEDLLPRVDAALAKFAPIAPDAPEPVKPAPAPLEPTPREALPEEYLRPFLEKPEVEAALLVNRKAEILSQVGQALVDPSVIATYARTLASIAGALGEHLGGVGLQGVSLEYQGRNVFLAKLSSDNFLVLIINSATTPGTVRYMVQKAASQAQSLRA; this is translated from the coding sequence ATGCCTAAAGTGCTGGTCGTTGATGACAGCGTCAGTGTGCGTAAGGCTCTCGAGCGCATCCTGGCCCCCAGATCCCTGGTGGTTTCCTCGGCTAACTCCGCCGAGCAGGCCCTGGAGCAGATCACCCATGACAAGCCCGACCTGATCATCGCCGATGTGATCATGCCAGGTCTATCCGGCTTCGACCTATGTGAATTGATCCGCAAAAACCCGGTGTACGGCCACGTCCCGGTGATCCTCATCTCGGGGATCGTGGACGCTGCGGTGCTGCGCCAGGCCGAAGAGGCCGGGGCTTTTTCGGTGGTGCGCAAACCCTTCACCCCCGAGGACCTCTTGCCCCGCGTCGACGCGGCCCTCGCCAAGTTCGCCCCGATAGCTCCCGATGCTCCCGAGCCAGTAAAACCGGCCCCCGCTCCCCTTGAGCCCACCCCCCGCGAGGCTCTCCCGGAAGAGTACCTCCGGCCTTTCTTGGAAAAGCCCGAAGTTGAAGCTGCCCTCTTGGTGAACCGAAAGGCCGAGATTCTCAGTCAGGTCGGACAAGCTCTGGTCGATCCCAGCGTGATTGCTACCTATGCCCGTACCTTGGCCTCGATCGCCGGGGCTTTGGGCGAGCACCTGGGAGGGGTGGGATTGCAGGGGGTTTCGCTCGAGTACCAGGGCCGTAACGTCTTTTTGGCCAAGCTCAGCAGTGATAACTTTTTGGTGCTTATCATCAATAGCGCCACTACCCCCGGCACGGTGCGTTACATGGTGCAAAAAGCTGCGAGCCAGGCCCAATCGTTGCGGGCATGA
- the paaZ gene encoding phenylacetic acid degradation bifunctional protein PaaZ, with protein MKLASYAYGQWITGSDSGTEVRDAVYGQPVAYVSSAGLDFGAMVRYAREVGGPNLRRYTFHERAAMLRALALYLTERKEGFYQLSYKTGATRRDSFIDIDGGFGTFFSYSSLARRELPNEKFLVEDDVQMLSKAGSFLGRHILVPKEGVAVHINAFNFPVWGMLEKLAPNLIAGVPAIVKPATQTAYLTEAVFRAMLEAGILPEGAIQLICGSTGDLLDHLAEQDVVTFTGSASTGRKLKTHPNLVARNVPFNMEADSLNCAILGQSVEPSDPEFELFVQEVTNEMTAKAGQKCTAIRRVIVPQEKVEAVLEALKARLSQVTLGDPRREDVQMGPLVGASQRAEVKAVVEQLRQGCEVALNGENAELLGGDWERGGFMAPTLLYCDRPWQVEGPHDLEPFGPVATVMPYTDLDEAIALAKRGRGSLAGSIVTYDRAEARTLFFGLAAHHGRVLILNREDAKESTGHGSPLPQLIHGGPGRAGAGEEMGGVRGIKHYMQRSAVQADPTTLMWLSGEYVRGAQVSEDNVHPFRKYFEDLQIGESFLTHRRTVTEADIVNFAGISGDYFYAHMDAIGAKDSVFGRRVAHGYFLISAAAGLFVDPAPGPVLANYGLESLRFIEPVGIGDTIQARLTVKRKNAKDNKPGERPTGVVAWDVEITNQEGKTVALYTILTLVARRPN; from the coding sequence GCGCTATGCCAGGGAGGTCGGCGGACCTAACCTGCGCCGCTATACCTTCCACGAGCGGGCCGCCATGCTGCGGGCGTTGGCCCTGTACCTCACCGAGCGTAAGGAGGGGTTCTACCAGCTTTCCTACAAGACCGGGGCCACCCGCCGCGACAGCTTCATCGACATCGACGGGGGTTTCGGGACGTTTTTCAGCTACTCGAGCCTCGCACGGCGCGAGCTGCCCAACGAGAAGTTCTTGGTGGAAGACGACGTGCAGATGCTCTCCAAAGCCGGAAGCTTCCTGGGGCGGCACATCCTGGTGCCCAAAGAGGGCGTGGCCGTACACATCAACGCCTTCAACTTCCCGGTATGGGGGATGCTCGAGAAGCTGGCCCCCAATCTCATCGCGGGGGTCCCGGCCATCGTCAAGCCCGCCACCCAGACCGCGTATCTAACCGAAGCAGTATTTAGGGCCATGCTCGAGGCCGGAATCCTCCCCGAGGGGGCCATCCAGCTTATCTGCGGCAGCACCGGGGATCTTCTCGACCACCTAGCCGAACAGGACGTGGTGACGTTTACCGGCTCGGCCAGCACCGGGCGCAAGCTCAAGACCCACCCCAACCTGGTGGCCCGCAACGTGCCCTTCAACATGGAGGCGGACTCCTTGAACTGCGCGATCCTGGGCCAAAGCGTCGAGCCCAGCGACCCCGAGTTCGAGCTGTTCGTCCAGGAGGTGACGAACGAGATGACCGCCAAGGCCGGGCAGAAATGCACTGCCATCCGGCGGGTGATCGTGCCCCAGGAGAAGGTGGAGGCGGTGCTCGAGGCCCTCAAGGCCAGGCTCTCCCAGGTCACCCTGGGCGACCCCCGCCGCGAAGACGTGCAGATGGGGCCTTTGGTAGGGGCTAGCCAGCGCGCGGAGGTAAAGGCGGTAGTGGAGCAACTGCGCCAAGGCTGCGAAGTGGCGCTAAACGGGGAAAACGCCGAGCTGCTGGGCGGGGACTGGGAGCGGGGTGGCTTCATGGCCCCCACCCTCCTCTACTGCGACCGGCCCTGGCAGGTGGAGGGGCCACACGACCTCGAGCCCTTTGGCCCGGTCGCCACGGTGATGCCTTACACCGACCTTGACGAAGCTATCGCCCTTGCCAAGCGGGGCCGGGGGAGCTTGGCGGGTTCTATCGTGACCTATGACCGGGCCGAGGCCCGCACGCTTTTCTTTGGCCTGGCCGCCCACCACGGTCGGGTGCTGATCTTGAACCGCGAGGATGCCAAGGAGTCCACCGGGCACGGCTCTCCGCTGCCCCAACTCATCCATGGCGGCCCAGGCCGGGCCGGAGCGGGCGAGGAGATGGGCGGGGTGCGGGGCATCAAGCACTACATGCAGCGTAGTGCGGTGCAGGCCGACCCTACCACCTTGATGTGGCTCAGCGGCGAGTACGTGAGGGGCGCCCAGGTCAGCGAAGACAACGTCCATCCCTTCCGCAAGTACTTCGAAGACTTGCAGATCGGCGAGAGCTTCCTCACCCACCGCCGCACCGTCACCGAGGCCGATATCGTGAACTTTGCGGGCATCAGCGGCGACTACTTCTACGCCCACATGGATGCTATCGGGGCCAAGGATTCGGTCTTCGGGCGCCGGGTGGCCCACGGCTACTTCTTGATCTCGGCGGCGGCCGGGCTATTCGTGGATCCCGCGCCGGGGCCAGTGCTGGCCAACTATGGCCTGGAGTCCCTCCGCTTCATCGAGCCAGTGGGGATCGGGGACACCATCCAGGCCCGACTTACCGTCAAGCGCAAAAACGCCAAAGACAATAAACCCGGCGAGCGGCCTACCGGGGTGGTGGCCTGGGACGTGGAGATCACCAACCAGGAGGGCAAGACGGTTGCGCTGTACACGATTCTGACCCTGGTAGCGCGGCGGCCCAACTAA